The segment CCTGCAGTGATGTATTTAACGCATCCCTAGGAAGAAAATGTTTTAAAAGCAAAATATAAATTAAAGCTCCGCATAGATAAATAATAGATGCCATAATTAATGGTATAATAATCTTTGCTGCTGTAAGACTTTTCCTTCCCTTTGCTGTAGCTTTTATTATTTCATCTAGTCCGCTTTCTTTGTCTTTAGCTATAATTGGCCCTGCAAAAATTCCTGTCATAATCATAAGGACAAATGAAAAAAGCATTATGTGGCTGATTCCATCAGACCATTCTTTAAATCCGCTGTAATATACATAGGGCTTTTTAACTTTATTCCACATTGACAAAGCCAATGACTTTTCATTTTCATTGTGTGCATTATTATTAATATAATTTCTATAATATAAATCTTCATTTTCATAAAAATGTCTTCCTGCATCCTTAGAAATATGCAAGAGGTCTTTCATAGACTCTCCTTTTATATTCCTCAATTTATACTCCTGCGTAACCAATATATCAGCATATACAGTATATTTTAATAAATTTTTATTCATAACTATACTGGTTTCATCTTTTCCTTTTAATGAATCAAGAAAATAATCGCAGCCCTTTTGCAATTTATCTTCTGTCATTTCTCCTTCTGTACCTTTTCTATCATTAGCTGCTGCCTGTATCGCTGCCCTTCCTTTATAATTTGAATAACACTTTGTCTGCATAAAATCTACAGTGGCTCCCCCTACAATAAACCATGTCCAGAATACAGAAAGAATAACTGCAATTAAAACATATGTCATAACTCTTTTAAAATTAAGCTGTCTTCTTAGTTCTTCAATAAATACCTCCATTTTTTATGCCTCCTTTACATTTACAAGATAAAAATCATTTAAAGAAGGCGGCACCGCTCTGCTGTCTACCAGAGGAGATTCTGCAATATATCTTATTGTAACTTTCCCATTATCTTCATTACGAAAATTCATAATTTTATATTCTTTTTCAAGTTTTGCAGCTTCACTTTCTAATACAGTAGTTTCAAATACTCTGCCTTCAAGGGTTTTGATTAGAGTTTGATTCTGCCCGCTTATAATTATTCTGCCTTTTTCCATAAGCACAAGATAATTTGCTATAAACTCAATATCTGAAACAATATGAGTTGAAAGTATTACAATTTTTTCTTTACTTATTTGAGCTAAGTACTTGCGGAATTTTCTTCTCTCTTCTATATCTAACCCAGCAGTAGGCTCGTCTACAATTAAAATTTCAGGGTCATTAAGCATCGCTTGGCATATTCCAGCTCTTCTTTTCATTCCTCCTGAAAGTTCATCAATCTTTTTCTTTCTAACTTCTTCTAAATTGAATTCACTTAAAAGCTCAGTAATCCTTTTATTTCTTAACCTTTTGCCTATTCCTTTTAAAACTCCAATATAATTCAGGAAATCCTCAACTGATTGATTTTTATCGTAACCAAATTGCTGAGGCAGATATCCTATTTTATCTAAATATTTACATCCAAGCTTATTAATATCTGAATCATCTAATATTATTTTCCCAGAAGAGGGCTTTAAATTTCCTACCATCATTCTCATAAATGTAGTCTTTCCTGCACCATTTGGTCCTAAAAGTCCCCAAATACCTGGTGTGAATTTCAA is part of the Haloimpatiens sp. FM7315 genome and harbors:
- a CDS encoding ABC transporter permease, which codes for MEVFIEELRRQLNFKRVMTYVLIAVILSVFWTWFIVGGATVDFMQTKCYSNYKGRAAIQAAANDRKGTEGEMTEDKLQKGCDYFLDSLKGKDETSIVMNKNLLKYTVYADILVTQEYKLRNIKGESMKDLLHISKDAGRHFYENEDLYYRNYINNNAHNENEKSLALSMWNKVKKPYVYYSGFKEWSDGISHIMLFSFVLMIMTGIFAGPIIAKDKESGLDEIIKATAKGRKSLTAAKIIIPLIMASIIYLCGALIYILLLKHFLPRDALNTSLQVDGTNILPFTMNEVLSKMFILGWISILTIAAFTVFISSIAKKSSRAVQISVLTALGAIMLGVFININSKILNLIELILPGGAIFSYSQYMDLVKFPITTIMGKTVWMPSLCVVLSIIIFLLSITLAIVNYIRR
- a CDS encoding ABC transporter ATP-binding protein, which codes for MELCINNVSKQFKDLKAVDNVKLKFTPGIWGLLGPNGAGKTTFMRMMVGNLKPSSGKIILDDSDINKLGCKYLDKIGYLPQQFGYDKNQSVEDFLNYIGVLKGIGKRLRNKRITELLSEFNLEEVRKKKIDELSGGMKRRAGICQAMLNDPEILIVDEPTAGLDIEERRKFRKYLAQISKEKIVILSTHIVSDIEFIANYLVLMEKGRIIISGQNQTLIKTLEGRVFETTVLESEAAKLEKEYKIMNFRNEDNGKVTIRYIAESPLVDSRAVPPSLNDFYLVNVKEA